A window from Thiosulfatimonas sediminis encodes these proteins:
- the gpmI gene encoding 2,3-bisphosphoglycerate-independent phosphoglycerate mutase, translating to MGQELKPKIKIAHRPTGLIILDGWGHREEVAHNAIAQANTPNFDKLIANNPNTLISTSGLDVGLPVGQMGNSEVGHTNLGAGRVVYQELTRIQKDIDDGRFFNNHALHAAIDKANQRERKVHIIGLLSDGGVHAHIEHIQAALKLCAEMGAKTVLHIFADGRDTAPQSALRYIDQIEAFITELNGNIQIGSIIGRFYAMDRDNRWERTQEAYELICCAQGAFKADSARQAVEMAYARGETDEFVQPTVILNEKGKKNKIKDGDSMIFMNFRSDRARQLTRAFILNDFAEFHRCATPLLSAFVTLTEYHKNFEKFGASIAYRPSNLKNTFGEVIANHNLRQLRIAETEKYAHVTFFLNGGIEAPYKGEDRILVPSPKVRTYDLQPEMSVPELTEKLVEAIGSGIYDTFICNIANPDMVGHTGILEACIKAVEAVDTALGQILEAIEKAGGQCIVTADHGNIEMLQDPETGEPFTSHTTFPVPLAYFGPQNVTLREGGRLPDVMPTILDLMGIPQPQEMDGVSLIKK from the coding sequence ATGGGCCAAGAGCTAAAGCCAAAAATCAAAATTGCACACCGACCAACTGGGTTGATTATTCTTGATGGCTGGGGTCATCGCGAAGAAGTTGCACACAACGCCATCGCACAAGCCAATACCCCAAACTTCGATAAACTCATTGCCAATAATCCAAACACACTTATCAGCACATCTGGATTAGATGTCGGCTTACCTGTCGGTCAAATGGGCAATTCAGAAGTTGGGCACACCAATCTTGGCGCAGGCCGAGTGGTCTACCAAGAGTTGACTCGCATTCAAAAAGACATTGATGACGGTCGATTCTTCAATAATCACGCACTGCATGCCGCAATTGACAAAGCCAATCAACGCGAACGCAAAGTTCATATCATTGGTTTACTTTCCGACGGTGGCGTCCACGCGCATATCGAACACATTCAAGCCGCGCTTAAACTGTGCGCGGAGATGGGCGCAAAAACCGTATTGCATATCTTTGCCGACGGCCGTGATACCGCACCGCAAAGTGCTTTGCGCTACATTGACCAAATTGAAGCATTCATTACCGAACTCAACGGCAATATACAAATCGGTTCGATTATAGGCCGTTTTTACGCGATGGACCGCGACAACCGCTGGGAACGTACTCAAGAAGCGTATGAATTAATTTGTTGCGCACAAGGCGCATTTAAAGCGGATAGCGCACGTCAAGCCGTTGAAATGGCTTACGCACGCGGCGAAACAGATGAATTTGTGCAACCAACCGTGATTCTGAACGAAAAGGGCAAAAAGAACAAAATCAAAGATGGCGACTCGATGATTTTCATGAACTTCCGTTCTGACCGTGCGCGTCAATTAACTCGCGCATTTATTCTTAATGATTTTGCCGAGTTCCATCGCTGCGCAACCCCTCTGCTTTCTGCATTTGTTACCCTTACCGAATACCACAAAAACTTTGAGAAATTTGGTGCCAGTATCGCTTATCGTCCAAGCAACTTAAAAAACACTTTTGGTGAAGTGATTGCAAACCACAATCTACGTCAGCTACGCATAGCAGAAACCGAAAAATACGCACACGTCACCTTCTTCTTAAATGGCGGCATTGAAGCCCCTTACAAAGGTGAAGACCGTATTTTAGTGCCTTCACCTAAAGTACGAACCTATGACCTACAACCAGAGATGTCAGTGCCAGAATTGACCGAAAAACTGGTCGAAGCAATTGGTTCTGGCATCTACGACACCTTCATTTGCAACATTGCAAACCCAGACATGGTTGGCCATACGGGTATTTTGGAGGCCTGTATTAAAGCCGTGGAAGCCGTTGACACTGCGCTGGGACAAATTTTGGAAGCCATCGAGAAGGCCGGCGGGCAATGCATTGTTACCGCTGACCACGGTAACATCGAAATGCTTCAAGACCCAGAAACTGGCGAACCATTTACATCACACACAACTTTCCCTGTGCCATTGGCCTACTTTGGCCCGCAAAATGTAACGCTTCGCGAAGGCGGCCGTTTACCGGATGTCATGCCTACCATTCTTGATTTAATGGGCATCCCACAACCGCAAGAGATGGACGGCGTCAGTCTTATTAAAAAATAA
- a CDS encoding FAD-dependent oxidoreductase: MPNVRQFLELNRQLPEKKPAQERKVEFKEIYAPFEMKDAMAQADRCLHCGNPYCEWACPVHNYIPNWLKLVAEGNIMEAVEISHKSNSLPEMCGRICPQDRLCEQACTLEDTNFGAVTIGQVEKFITDTAFAMGWKPDLSDVVMTDKTVAIVGAGPAGIAAADILIRNGVKPVVYEKQPEIGGLLTFGIPQFKLDKEVVQKRREILEHMGIEFHCGVEVGKDIQFQELIDQHDAVFLGMGTYKPMAGRFPGEDLPGVYKALDFLIGNVKNVLGYENTPEAYVSMEGKRVVVLGGGDTTMDCTRTSIRQGAEEVYCVYRRDEENMPGSRAEVKNAKEEGVQFKFNLAPVEVVGNGKVEGIKVVQTKMGEPDENGRRRAEIVEGSEEIIPCDAVIVAFGFQPNPPAWFKDFNIELNNWDGVIASEETLYPFQTSNPKVFAGGDMVRGSSLVVHAIAEGRSAAEGMLDYLAV; the protein is encoded by the coding sequence ATGCCAAATGTTAGACAATTTTTAGAATTAAACCGCCAGCTTCCAGAAAAGAAGCCGGCACAAGAGCGTAAGGTCGAGTTTAAAGAAATCTATGCGCCTTTTGAAATGAAAGACGCCATGGCGCAGGCAGATCGCTGTTTGCACTGCGGCAACCCTTATTGCGAATGGGCGTGTCCGGTTCACAACTACATCCCGAACTGGCTAAAACTGGTCGCCGAAGGGAACATTATGGAAGCGGTTGAGATTTCGCATAAATCCAACTCGCTACCGGAAATGTGCGGTCGCATCTGTCCGCAAGATCGTCTATGTGAACAGGCCTGTACACTTGAAGATACCAACTTTGGCGCGGTCACCATTGGTCAGGTTGAGAAGTTCATTACCGACACCGCCTTTGCGATGGGCTGGAAACCAGACCTATCTGATGTGGTGATGACCGATAAAACCGTCGCTATCGTCGGTGCTGGGCCTGCCGGTATCGCGGCAGCGGATATCCTAATCCGTAACGGCGTTAAGCCGGTAGTCTACGAAAAGCAACCGGAAATCGGTGGTCTGCTGACGTTTGGTATCCCGCAGTTCAAACTGGACAAAGAAGTGGTGCAAAAGCGTCGCGAAATTCTCGAGCACATGGGCATTGAGTTCCACTGCGGTGTTGAAGTTGGCAAAGACATCCAATTCCAAGAACTGATTGACCAGCATGATGCCGTCTTCCTTGGCATGGGGACTTACAAGCCAATGGCTGGCCGCTTCCCAGGTGAAGACTTACCAGGTGTTTACAAAGCACTGGATTTTCTAATCGGTAATGTCAAAAACGTGCTCGGTTACGAAAATACCCCTGAGGCTTACGTTTCAATGGAAGGCAAACGCGTAGTCGTACTTGGTGGTGGTGACACCACTATGGACTGTACGCGTACTTCTATCCGTCAAGGAGCTGAAGAGGTTTACTGCGTCTACCGTCGTGACGAAGAAAACATGCCGGGTTCACGCGCTGAAGTAAAAAATGCCAAAGAAGAAGGCGTGCAGTTCAAATTTAACCTAGCGCCGGTCGAAGTGGTTGGCAACGGTAAAGTTGAAGGCATCAAAGTTGTGCAAACCAAAATGGGCGAACCTGACGAGAATGGACGACGTCGTGCGGAAATCGTTGAAGGTTCAGAAGAAATCATTCCATGTGACGCCGTCATTGTGGCATTCGGTTTCCAACCTAACCCTCCGGCATGGTTTAAAGATTTCAATATCGAACTAAACAATTGGGATGGTGTCATCGCTTCCGAAGAAACGCTCTACCCATTCCAAACCAGCAACCCGAAAGTGTTTGCCGGTGGTGACATGGTGCGTGGCTCATCATTGGTCGTGCACGCCATTGCAGAAGGCCGCTCTGCAGCGGAAGGAATGTTGGACTATCTCGCCGTCTAA
- a CDS encoding ChaN family lipoprotein, producing MLNNNSNQYPMVLKLSILLTTLWLSGCQTLPEKKTIKQDSTALKISEQTLQHAYDFVVIDTEQQSVVNIKQLAEQLREVDVVFIGEFHGNQASHLLEMQLQAALFEQNSQQVLSMEMFNRDQQDILNRYLDDEIGEKYLINEAPTWPNYSGSYRPMIEFAKQHFIPVIAANASADIVRCIGSYGQGYESLIPEQQRRFLAKQPYLNDNAYQQKFSDFMDSMRQTSDERKANSYAAQLARDNTMAESILTARQNHPEAQIIHLNGSFHSEAGLGTVALLKQRAPELQIAVITPIRIESGNKISWTQDERTLGDYLYFVTPQPVDYRNTAYKMQARQTQFNNAKEKTKRCYAPNIGKMESR from the coding sequence ATGCTCAACAACAACTCCAACCAGTATCCCATGGTGCTAAAACTCAGTATTCTGCTGACCACTTTATGGCTTAGCGGTTGTCAAACCCTGCCAGAGAAAAAGACCATTAAACAGGATTCTACAGCGTTAAAAATCAGCGAACAGACATTACAACACGCTTACGACTTTGTGGTTATCGACACCGAACAACAGTCTGTTGTTAATATCAAACAATTGGCTGAGCAACTGCGTGAAGTCGATGTCGTTTTCATCGGCGAGTTTCACGGCAACCAAGCATCACACCTATTGGAAATGCAATTGCAAGCGGCGCTTTTTGAACAAAACTCACAACAAGTTTTAAGCATGGAAATGTTTAATCGCGATCAACAGGATATTTTGAACCGCTATCTGGATGACGAAATCGGCGAAAAATACCTGATTAACGAAGCACCCACTTGGCCAAACTATTCCGGTTCTTATCGACCAATGATTGAGTTTGCTAAGCAACATTTCATTCCGGTGATTGCAGCCAATGCCTCTGCGGATATTGTGCGCTGCATTGGCAGTTATGGCCAAGGCTATGAAAGCTTAATCCCAGAACAACAACGCCGTTTTCTCGCCAAACAACCCTACCTGAACGATAACGCTTATCAGCAAAAATTTAGTGATTTTATGGATTCGATGCGCCAAACTTCCGACGAGCGCAAGGCCAATAGCTACGCGGCACAACTGGCACGTGACAATACCATGGCAGAATCCATTCTTACAGCGCGACAAAACCATCCAGAAGCGCAAATTATTCACCTCAATGGTAGCTTTCATAGCGAAGCCGGCTTAGGCACAGTTGCCCTTTTAAAGCAACGAGCACCGGAATTACAAATCGCGGTCATTACCCCTATCCGGATCGAAAGCGGAAACAAAATAAGCTGGACACAGGATGAACGTACTCTTGGGGACTATCTCTATTTCGTCACCCCGCAGCCGGTCGATTACCGTAACACCGCTTATAAAATGCAGGCTCGTCAAACACAGTTTAATAACGCTAAAGAGAAAACAAAACGGTGTTATGCGCCAAACATCGGAAAAATGGAATCTCGTTAA
- a CDS encoding 2-hydroxyacid dehydrogenase, translating to MKVVSFSCKIYDRQQLCRSFPPSWDSQTVEPILDKHTVVYAKDADVVSAFVNDQLNAEILQILAGYGVKMVALRCAGFNHVDLAAAHRLGIKITRVPAYSPYAVAEHTIGLMLALNRKLYKAYNRVREGNFALNGMLGFDFYGKTVGVIGAGKIGRLVGERMKAFGCQVLVYDPYECSACEALGLEQVPLATLYQRCDVITLHCPLTAETNHLINADSIAKMKKGVMLINTGRGALMEPESLVAGLKSAQIGYLGMDVYEKEGALFFEDHSCEIIQDDVFERLLSFPNVLVTGHQAYFTQEAITHIAETTRDNIQMFMDGELLLNEVTA from the coding sequence ATGAAAGTTGTTTCTTTTAGTTGCAAAATCTATGATCGTCAACAGTTGTGCCGCAGCTTTCCCCCGTCATGGGATTCGCAGACAGTAGAGCCCATTTTAGATAAGCATACGGTCGTCTATGCAAAAGATGCCGATGTGGTGAGTGCTTTCGTTAACGATCAATTGAATGCTGAAATTTTGCAAATTCTCGCTGGCTATGGCGTAAAAATGGTTGCGCTACGTTGCGCGGGTTTTAATCATGTGGACTTAGCCGCGGCTCATCGTCTGGGGATTAAGATTACACGTGTGCCAGCCTATTCACCTTATGCGGTTGCCGAGCATACGATTGGTTTGATGCTGGCTTTAAATCGAAAACTTTATAAAGCCTATAATCGCGTTCGTGAAGGTAATTTTGCGCTCAATGGGATGCTTGGTTTTGATTTTTATGGCAAAACCGTCGGGGTGATTGGTGCCGGTAAGATTGGTCGTTTGGTGGGCGAGCGGATGAAAGCGTTTGGCTGCCAAGTTTTAGTGTATGACCCTTATGAATGCAGTGCTTGCGAAGCCTTAGGTTTAGAGCAAGTGCCGCTTGCAACGCTCTATCAACGCTGCGATGTCATCACCTTACACTGTCCTTTGACTGCAGAGACCAATCATTTGATCAATGCCGATTCGATTGCCAAAATGAAGAAAGGCGTGATGCTAATTAACACGGGGCGTGGTGCTTTAATGGAGCCGGAATCTTTGGTCGCGGGATTAAAGTCAGCGCAGATTGGTTATCTCGGTATGGATGTTTACGAAAAAGAAGGCGCGCTGTTTTTTGAAGACCATTCATGTGAAATTATTCAAGACGATGTTTTTGAACGGTTGTTGAGCTTTCCAAATGTGCTGGTGACTGGTCATCAGGCTTATTTTACCCAAGAGGCAATCACTCATATTGCGGAAACAACGCGCGATAATATTCAAATGTTCATGGATGGTGAGCTTCTGTTGAATGAGGTTACGGCTTAG
- a CDS encoding rhodanese-like domain-containing protein, with protein sequence MFSEFMQEQMFLFIALLVVIVMLAYSYVGDKIAGFKTVGADEAIRLYNDDAFVLDVRSSGEYRDGYIGNATNISVGELASKLSQLPKDKSAPILVYCLSGGRSSRAAMTLVKDGYTAVHNLRGGITAWKAAGLPVGRERSKKNKNKSNS encoded by the coding sequence ATGTTTAGTGAATTTATGCAAGAACAGATGTTTCTGTTTATTGCGCTACTGGTAGTGATAGTCATGCTGGCTTATAGCTATGTAGGCGATAAAATTGCCGGGTTTAAAACGGTGGGTGCGGATGAAGCGATTCGTTTGTACAATGATGACGCGTTTGTTTTGGATGTGCGTTCATCCGGTGAATATCGTGATGGTTATATCGGTAACGCGACCAATATTTCGGTTGGCGAGTTGGCGAGTAAGTTGTCGCAATTGCCTAAAGACAAAAGCGCACCCATTTTAGTGTATTGCTTGAGTGGTGGTCGTTCGTCGCGCGCGGCAATGACCTTGGTCAAAGACGGTTACACCGCTGTTCACAATTTACGCGGCGGTATCACTGCGTGGAAAGCGGCAGGATTGCCTGTTGGGCGTGAACGTTCAAAAAAAAACAAAAACAAGTCAAACAGCTAA
- the gltB gene encoding glutamate synthase large subunit, whose translation MNPLQSHPGLNLKGLYSPEFEKENCGFGLIANMDDKPSHWVVQTAIESLANMTHRGGVAADCCTGDGCGLLIKKPHAFLEAVASENGFALADIYAAGMIFLNQEPAKADAARNSLEKYLAEQGLAAAGWRTVPVNSTVLGAQAAGMEPLIEQVFVNCPKDMAEADFNRALFTARRKTEMEIEPQDATFYVASLNSQLLAYKGLVMPRELPKFYVDLENETFASSVISYHQRFSTNTSPQWRLAQPFRFLAHNGELNTIKGNRNWALARQKKFETPLLPELGELKPLVAQTGSDSNSLDNMIEVLTMGDMHIFQAMRLLVPPAWQNIPHMDPDKKAFLEYNSMHMEPWDGPAGMVLNTGKYAICGVDRNGLRPTRYVITKDRHITFASEIGVYKYAPEDVVEKGRLKPGQMIAVDLETGTLLKPDEIDNQLKNQKPYREWMDKGYMQLKEKLNDEQTIADWDAKTADIYQKYFQVTFEERDAVIRVLAEDAQEPVVSMGDDAPLPVFSHNSRNLYDYFRQMFAQVTNPPIDPLRENIVMSLNTCFGRELNMFEEGPEHARRLEVNSPILSPSMMQQLLSMSDADYQHEVISLHYNHEEKGLEQAIKDVCSAAENAANAGKTLLVLSDNNIVNGLTTIPALMATGAVHHHLIKVGLRTEANIIVETGTARDSHHFAVLFGYGATAVYPYLAYEAMADLRRTKELDPETSMAKYIANFRKGINKGLFKIMSKMGISTITSYRGSQLFEAIGLSTGIVDLCFLGTPSRIEGTDFNHLELDQRRLAWEAFNPRKALKQGGIFKFVHGGEYHAFNPDVVNTIREAVQTDDQFKYNRFKDLVNNRPAMTVRDLLTFKEDITPIDISEVEPIESIFKRFDSAGISLGALSPEAHEALATAMNRLGARSNSGEGAEDPARYGTERMSKIKQIASGRFGVTAHYLRNAEVLQIKVAQGAKPGEGGQLPGHKVNQMIATLRHSVPGVTLISPPPHHDIYSIEDLAQLIFDLKQINPNALVSVKLVAEPGVGTIAAGVAKAYADLITISGYDGGTGASPMSSVKYAGNPFEMGIAEAHQVLRANDLRGQIILQADGGLKTGLDVVKAAVLGAESFGFGTVPMIALGCKYLRICHLNTCAVGVATQDERLRKEHFIGLPEMVMNYFKFVAEETREWLAKLGVRTLGELVGRVDLLKMIDEPLTEKQKNIDLSAFMTDGGVPADKPHTVQVERNMPWDKGFIAETMVADTLPAIEAKSGGVFTYDLINTGRSIGARVAGEIAQRYGNNGMKDAPITLKLTGIAGQSFGVFNVDGLNLHLEGDANDYVGKGMAGGEIVIRPPQGSTFDAKNTPIVGNTCLYGATGGKLFANGTGGERFGVRNSGATAVVEGLGDHGCEYMTGGTVVSLGAVGVNFGAGMSGGMAFILDPERNLPDLINPEMVEAIRIDTEQTEAYRHYLLELIEEYVAKTNSPWGQEVINNFSRMIGDFWLVKSRAIDIEHLFDLFAKQAD comes from the coding sequence ATGAATCCATTACAATCGCACCCAGGCCTGAATCTGAAAGGCCTCTACTCTCCAGAGTTTGAGAAGGAGAACTGTGGTTTTGGTTTGATCGCTAACATGGACGATAAACCAAGTCACTGGGTTGTCCAAACGGCTATCGAGTCTTTGGCCAATATGACACACCGCGGTGGTGTTGCGGCGGACTGTTGTACCGGCGATGGTTGTGGTCTTCTAATCAAAAAACCGCACGCTTTCCTAGAGGCCGTTGCCTCGGAAAATGGTTTTGCATTGGCAGACATTTACGCCGCGGGCATGATTTTCCTTAACCAAGAGCCCGCTAAAGCAGACGCCGCGCGTAACAGCCTAGAGAAATACTTAGCAGAACAAGGCTTGGCTGCGGCGGGTTGGCGCACTGTGCCGGTTAATTCGACCGTGCTTGGCGCACAAGCAGCGGGCATGGAACCCCTAATCGAGCAGGTCTTTGTTAACTGCCCTAAAGACATGGCGGAAGCGGATTTTAACCGTGCTTTATTTACCGCACGCCGTAAAACTGAAATGGAAATCGAGCCACAAGACGCGACTTTTTATGTGGCTTCATTAAACAGTCAGTTACTTGCCTATAAAGGCTTGGTCATGCCGCGCGAGCTGCCTAAATTCTATGTGGATTTAGAGAACGAGACCTTTGCATCATCAGTGATTTCTTATCACCAACGTTTCTCGACAAATACGTCACCTCAGTGGCGTTTAGCGCAGCCGTTCCGTTTCTTGGCGCACAATGGTGAGCTTAACACCATCAAAGGAAACCGTAACTGGGCACTGGCTCGTCAGAAGAAATTTGAAACGCCATTACTACCTGAACTGGGTGAACTTAAACCATTGGTTGCGCAAACCGGTTCCGATTCAAACTCGCTGGACAATATGATTGAAGTCCTAACCATGGGCGACATGCATATTTTCCAAGCGATGCGCCTTTTGGTTCCGCCTGCATGGCAGAATATTCCGCACATGGACCCAGATAAAAAAGCGTTCCTTGAATATAACTCAATGCACATGGAACCTTGGGATGGCCCAGCCGGCATGGTACTTAACACCGGTAAATATGCGATTTGTGGTGTTGACCGTAATGGTCTGCGCCCGACGCGTTATGTGATTACCAAAGACCGCCACATTACTTTCGCATCGGAAATCGGGGTTTATAAATACGCGCCAGAAGACGTTGTCGAAAAAGGCCGTTTGAAGCCAGGGCAAATGATTGCTGTTGACTTAGAAACGGGCACTTTGTTAAAGCCAGACGAAATCGACAACCAGTTAAAAAACCAGAAGCCATACCGTGAATGGATGGACAAAGGTTACATGCAGCTTAAAGAGAAGCTAAACGATGAGCAGACCATCGCTGACTGGGACGCGAAAACCGCGGATATTTATCAAAAATATTTCCAGGTCACTTTCGAAGAGCGTGATGCGGTTATCCGCGTCTTAGCAGAAGACGCGCAAGAACCAGTGGTTTCCATGGGTGACGATGCACCACTACCGGTGTTCTCGCATAACAGCCGTAACCTATATGACTACTTCCGTCAGATGTTTGCGCAGGTCACCAACCCGCCAATCGATCCGCTACGCGAAAACATCGTTATGTCGTTGAACACCTGTTTTGGCCGCGAACTGAATATGTTCGAAGAAGGGCCGGAACACGCACGTCGTTTAGAAGTAAACTCACCGATTCTAAGCCCGTCAATGATGCAACAACTGTTGAGCATGAGCGATGCCGACTACCAGCACGAAGTGATTTCTTTGCACTACAACCACGAAGAAAAAGGGTTGGAGCAGGCGATTAAAGACGTTTGCAGTGCCGCTGAAAATGCGGCAAATGCTGGCAAAACATTATTGGTCTTAAGCGACAACAATATCGTTAACGGTCTAACCACCATTCCAGCGCTCATGGCTACTGGAGCAGTACATCACCACTTAATCAAAGTGGGACTGCGTACCGAAGCCAACATTATCGTTGAAACAGGAACGGCACGTGATTCACATCACTTTGCAGTGCTATTTGGTTACGGCGCAACAGCAGTCTACCCGTACCTTGCGTATGAGGCCATGGCAGACCTTCGCCGCACCAAGGAGTTAGATCCAGAAACCAGCATGGCAAAATACATTGCCAACTTCCGTAAAGGAATCAACAAAGGGCTGTTCAAAATCATGTCGAAGATGGGAATTTCTACCATCACCTCGTATCGTGGTTCACAGCTGTTTGAAGCCATCGGCTTAAGCACTGGAATTGTTGATTTATGCTTCTTAGGTACACCTTCACGTATAGAAGGTACGGATTTTAACCACCTAGAACTCGATCAACGTCGCTTGGCTTGGGAAGCCTTTAACCCGCGTAAAGCGCTGAAACAAGGCGGTATTTTCAAATTCGTTCACGGCGGCGAGTACCACGCATTCAACCCGGATGTGGTCAACACCATCCGCGAAGCGGTACAAACCGATGACCAATTCAAATACAACCGTTTCAAAGACTTGGTCAACAACCGTCCGGCCATGACCGTTCGCGATCTGCTGACCTTTAAAGAGGACATTACCCCAATCGATATTTCCGAAGTTGAGCCAATTGAATCCATTTTCAAACGCTTCGACTCTGCGGGTATTTCCCTTGGTGCCTTATCGCCAGAAGCACACGAAGCTTTAGCGACGGCGATGAACCGTTTAGGCGCGCGCTCTAACTCGGGTGAAGGTGCCGAAGATCCGGCGCGTTACGGTACTGAGCGTATGTCAAAAATCAAACAGATTGCTTCTGGACGATTTGGCGTCACCGCGCACTATCTACGCAACGCCGAAGTCTTGCAAATCAAAGTAGCGCAAGGTGCCAAACCGGGTGAAGGCGGTCAGTTGCCGGGCCACAAGGTCAACCAAATGATTGCGACCCTGCGTCATTCGGTTCCGGGCGTAACCCTGATTTCTCCACCGCCGCACCACGACATCTATTCAATCGAAGATTTGGCCCAGCTGATTTTCGATTTGAAACAGATTAACCCGAACGCATTGGTCTCGGTCAAACTGGTTGCCGAGCCAGGTGTCGGTACGATTGCGGCCGGTGTTGCTAAAGCTTACGCTGACTTAATCACCATCTCTGGTTACGACGGCGGTACCGGTGCATCGCCGATGTCTTCGGTCAAGTATGCAGGTAACCCATTTGAAATGGGAATTGCCGAAGCACACCAAGTACTGCGTGCCAATGACTTGCGCGGACAAATTATCCTACAGGCGGACGGCGGTCTAAAAACCGGGCTAGACGTAGTTAAAGCCGCGGTACTCGGAGCGGAATCTTTCGGCTTCGGTACCGTGCCAATGATCGCGCTGGGCTGTAAATACCTACGTATCTGCCACTTGAACACTTGTGCGGTAGGCGTGGCTACGCAAGACGAACGTCTGCGTAAAGAACACTTCATTGGCTTACCGGAAATGGTAATGAACTACTTCAAGTTCGTGGCTGAAGAGACTCGCGAATGGTTAGCAAAACTTGGCGTGCGCACGCTGGGCGAATTGGTCGGGCGTGTCGATTTATTGAAAATGATTGACGAGCCGCTGACCGAGAAGCAGAAAAACATCGATCTATCAGCCTTTATGACCGATGGCGGCGTACCTGCAGACAAGCCACATACCGTGCAAGTTGAGCGTAACATGCCGTGGGATAAAGGCTTTATTGCCGAAACCATGGTTGCCGACACTCTACCAGCAATCGAAGCAAAATCCGGTGGCGTCTTCACATACGACCTAATCAACACTGGACGCTCTATCGGCGCACGTGTTGCCGGTGAAATCGCACAACGTTATGGCAATAACGGCATGAAAGACGCGCCAATCACGCTGAAGCTAACCGGTATCGCCGGTCAATCCTTCGGGGTCTTTAACGTCGACGGTCTGAACCTACACCTGGAAGGTGACGCCAACGATTACGTCGGTAAAGGCATGGCTGGTGGTGAGATTGTGATTCGTCCGCCACAAGGTTCGACTTTTGATGCGAAAAACACACCGATTGTTGGTAACACCTGTTTGTACGGTGCGACTGGCGGTAAACTGTTTGCCAACGGTACCGGTGGCGAGCGTTTTGGTGTGCGTAACTCTGGTGCAACCGCCGTTGTCGAAGGTCTTGGCGATCACGGTTGTGAATACATGACCGGCGGAACCGTGGTTTCGCTTGGCGCGGTCGGCGTAAACTTCGGTGCCGGTATGTCCGGCGGTATGGCGTTTATTCTTGATCCAGAACGCAATCTACCGGATTTAATCAACCCAGAAATGGTTGAAGCGATTCGCATTGACACCGAACAAACCGAAGCTTACCGTCACTACCTGTTAGAGTTGATCGAAGAATACGTTGCTAAAACCAACAGTCCTTGGGGACAAGAAGTCATCAACAACTTTAGCCGCATGATTGGCGACTTCTGGTTGGTTAAATCGCGCGCTATCGACATTGAACACCTGTTCGACCTTTTCGCAAAGCAAGCTGACTAA
- the grxC gene encoding glutaredoxin 3: protein MPQVVIYLTRSCPFCNMAKRLLDGKGVQYEVIDIGNDRDAWAALEAKTGRNTVPQIYIGEHHVGGFDDLSAADKRGQLDTLLNG from the coding sequence ATGCCACAAGTTGTAATCTATCTCACTCGTAGCTGCCCATTTTGTAATATGGCCAAGCGTTTGCTTGACGGCAAGGGTGTGCAGTATGAAGTGATTGATATCGGTAATGACCGTGATGCCTGGGCGGCGCTCGAAGCCAAGACTGGCCGTAACACCGTGCCACAAATTTACATTGGCGAGCATCATGTGGGAGGGTTTGATGATCTTTCCGCTGCGGATAAACGTGGTCAGCTTGATACTCTGTTAAATGGTTAA
- the secB gene encoding protein-export chaperone SecB, protein MSEQQVFSIQKIYTKDISFESPNTPELFTTNFQPQLAVDLNVESSKLGEDVFHVVLRVTATTKVEDKTAFLCEVEQAGIFTLKGFEEAELGYLLGSGCPNTLFPYAREVVSDLVQRGGFPQLLLEPVNFDAMYHSHLQSQQNAQQPTAQ, encoded by the coding sequence ATGTCTGAACAACAAGTGTTTTCAATCCAAAAAATCTACACCAAAGATATCTCGTTTGAATCACCAAACACGCCAGAACTGTTTACTACAAATTTTCAGCCACAGTTGGCGGTTGATTTAAATGTGGAAAGTTCAAAATTAGGAGAGGATGTTTTTCACGTTGTTTTGCGCGTCACTGCGACGACTAAAGTTGAAGATAAAACCGCATTTTTATGCGAGGTCGAACAAGCAGGTATTTTTACACTGAAAGGTTTTGAAGAAGCCGAGCTAGGTTATTTATTAGGCTCAGGTTGTCCAAATACACTGTTCCCGTACGCTCGTGAAGTGGTATCGGACTTGGTTCAGCGCGGTGGTTTTCCGCAGTTGTTGTTGGAGCCGGTTAATTTTGACGCGATGTATCACAGTCATTTACAAAGTCAGCAGAATGCTCAGCAGCCAACCGCACAATAG